One Erythrobacter sp. SDW2 genomic region harbors:
- a CDS encoding heavy-metal-associated domain-containing protein has protein sequence MALNALLPRPQGLLAATPARLAVLAFVVAFLAGLGLAIAQVDGERGIPVISASSDIDVAGIKVDVTADSDEEARRKGWQEAVRKGWEKLGGPKLADGQLLSLVSAVVIENEQLGGNRYIATLGVTFDRQRAGGYLGGLAQKARSGPMLLIPVTMSGGSAMVYEQRNPWQRAWAEYQSGTSRIDYVRPSGAGSDSLLVTYGQTGRHSRAWWNTVLDQFGAADILVPIAELHYQYPGGPVQGEFTARYGPDNAYLDSFTMTAASPDELPQMLSKAVLQFDQIFTKALEEGKLRPDPTLSRSGIEVSPIIQRLIEASRAAQAAETAAASGSEASTDASSPTPAPSTSVVTASGTYVVQFATPDGGSFDATLSGVRAIPGVRGVGVSSTAIGGTSVMQVTFAGTLDQLAAALRARGFNVTQGSNALRISR, from the coding sequence ATGGCACTGAACGCACTCCTCCCTCGCCCGCAGGGCCTCCTCGCCGCCACCCCGGCACGGCTGGCTGTGTTGGCATTCGTGGTGGCTTTTCTCGCAGGACTGGGGTTGGCTATTGCCCAGGTCGATGGCGAGCGCGGTATCCCTGTCATCTCGGCCTCGAGCGATATCGATGTGGCCGGTATCAAGGTCGATGTCACTGCCGACAGCGACGAGGAGGCACGCCGCAAAGGCTGGCAGGAAGCGGTGCGCAAGGGGTGGGAAAAGCTCGGCGGGCCGAAACTGGCTGACGGGCAACTGCTGTCGCTGGTTTCCGCCGTGGTAATCGAAAACGAGCAGCTCGGCGGCAACCGCTACATCGCCACCCTCGGTGTGACATTTGATCGCCAGCGCGCGGGTGGATATCTCGGCGGACTGGCACAGAAGGCACGCTCCGGTCCCATGCTGCTGATCCCGGTGACGATGTCCGGTGGCAGCGCGATGGTCTATGAGCAGCGCAATCCGTGGCAGAGGGCCTGGGCCGAGTACCAATCGGGCACCAGCCGGATCGACTACGTCCGCCCTTCGGGCGCAGGAAGCGATTCGCTGCTGGTCACCTATGGCCAGACGGGGCGCCATAGCCGCGCCTGGTGGAACACGGTTCTCGACCAGTTCGGGGCTGCCGATATCCTCGTGCCCATTGCCGAGCTGCACTACCAGTATCCGGGTGGTCCGGTGCAGGGCGAGTTCACCGCCCGCTATGGCCCGGACAATGCCTATCTCGACAGTTTCACCATGACCGCTGCCTCGCCGGATGAACTGCCGCAGATGCTGAGCAAGGCGGTGCTGCAGTTCGACCAGATCTTCACCAAGGCGCTGGAAGAGGGCAAGCTGAGGCCCGACCCGACGCTCAGCCGCAGTGGCATCGAAGTCAGCCCGATCATCCAGCGCCTGATCGAAGCCAGCCGCGCCGCGCAGGCAGCCGAGACTGCCGCTGCGAGCGGTTCTGAAGCCTCGACCGACGCCTCTTCGCCGACACCCGCTCCCAGCACTTCGGTGGTGACCGCGAGCGGCACATATGTCGTCCAGTTCGCCACACCGGATGGTGGATCCTTCGATGCGACACTCTCGGGTGTACGGGCGATCCCGGGTGTGCGCGGGGTCGGTGTGTCGAGCACGGCCATCGGCGGAACCTCTGTGATGCAGGTGACCTTTGCCGGGACGCTCGACCAGCTCGCCGCCGCGCTGCGTGCTCGCGGGTTCAACGTGACGCAGGGCAGCAACGCGCTCCGCATCAGCCGCTAG
- a CDS encoding ATPase, with product MGEPSQFALPLSQGLPADPSSIVVGNANARIIEILAEPSAWPFGTAILMGPPRSGKSLLGRWFAGKGLGTVIDGADRQDETDLFHRWNRAQESGEKLLLIADGEGWEIALPDLRSRLGAAQHLEIGTPDDAMVGELMRSHAARLGLVLGEDALTYLVPRATRSFAEIEKLVAAIDRLSLERKLPPTLGIWRDALEAVQGPEQARLL from the coding sequence GTGGGCGAGCCTTCGCAATTCGCATTGCCATTGTCGCAAGGGCTCCCGGCCGATCCTTCGAGTATCGTCGTCGGCAACGCCAATGCGCGGATCATCGAAATCCTCGCCGAACCCAGCGCATGGCCCTTCGGTACGGCGATCCTGATGGGCCCGCCGCGTTCGGGCAAGTCGCTGCTGGGCCGGTGGTTCGCCGGCAAGGGGCTGGGCACAGTGATCGACGGGGCCGACCGTCAGGACGAGACGGACCTGTTCCATCGCTGGAACCGGGCGCAGGAAAGCGGCGAGAAGCTGCTTCTGATCGCCGATGGCGAGGGCTGGGAGATCGCGCTGCCCGATCTGCGCTCGCGACTGGGGGCGGCGCAGCATCTGGAAATCGGCACGCCGGACGATGCCATGGTGGGCGAACTGATGCGCAGCCATGCCGCGCGGCTGGGGCTTGTGCTGGGCGAGGATGCGCTTACCTATCTCGTACCGCGGGCCACCCGCAGCTTTGCCGAGATCGAGAAGCTGGTCGCCGCCATCGACCGCCTCAGCCTCGAGCGCAAGTTGCCGCCGACCCTCGGTATCTGGCGCGACGCGCTGGAGGCAGTCCAGGGTCCGGAGCAGGCACGCTTGCTCTGA
- the purM gene encoding phosphoribosylformylglycinamidine cyclo-ligase: MSADSSGKTGYTYADAGVSIDAGNALVKAIGPLVKATMRPGADGEIGGFGGFFDPRAAGYKDPLLVAGNDGVGTKLKLAIDTGRHDTVGIDLVAMCVNDLIVQGAEPLFFLDYFATGKLENGVAERVIAGIANGCKIAGCALIGGETAEMPGMYAAGDYDLAGFCVGAVERGEQLTGEKVAPGHVLLGLASSGVHSNGYSLVRRLAADKGWKLDRPAVFDNERLLVEHLLEPTRIYVASLLPVVRAGHIDALAHITGGGLLENIPRVLPQGAHAVIDADAWEQPRLMAFLQAQGGIEPGEMARTFNCGVGMVLAVAPGKVETVTQALNEAGETVLRIGMIEAGNKGCTVRGSAGTWSAKEDWEAVHLG; this comes from the coding sequence ATGTCTGCGGATAGTTCTGGAAAAACCGGCTACACCTATGCCGATGCCGGCGTCTCGATCGACGCCGGCAATGCTCTCGTCAAGGCCATCGGGCCGCTCGTGAAAGCCACCATGCGCCCCGGCGCCGATGGCGAGATCGGCGGCTTCGGCGGTTTCTTCGACCCGCGTGCGGCGGGCTACAAGGACCCGTTGCTGGTGGCGGGCAACGATGGCGTTGGCACCAAGCTCAAGCTGGCGATCGACACCGGGCGGCACGACACCGTCGGGATCGACCTTGTCGCCATGTGCGTCAACGACCTGATCGTCCAGGGCGCGGAACCGCTGTTCTTCCTCGACTATTTCGCCACCGGCAAGCTGGAGAACGGCGTCGCCGAGCGGGTCATCGCCGGCATCGCCAATGGCTGCAAGATCGCCGGCTGCGCGCTGATCGGCGGCGAGACAGCAGAAATGCCGGGCATGTATGCCGCGGGCGACTACGACCTAGCGGGCTTCTGCGTCGGCGCGGTCGAGCGCGGCGAGCAGCTGACGGGCGAGAAAGTTGCACCGGGGCATGTGCTGCTCGGCCTGGCTTCGTCAGGCGTACACTCGAACGGCTATTCGCTGGTCCGGCGGCTGGCGGCGGACAAGGGCTGGAAGCTCGACCGCCCGGCCGTGTTCGACAACGAACGGCTGCTGGTCGAGCATCTGCTCGAACCCACCCGCATATACGTCGCCAGCCTGCTGCCTGTCGTGCGCGCCGGGCATATCGACGCGCTGGCGCATATCACCGGCGGGGGCCTGCTGGAGAATATCCCCCGCGTCCTGCCGCAAGGCGCGCACGCGGTGATCGATGCCGATGCGTGGGAACAGCCGCGGCTGATGGCCTTCCTGCAGGCGCAGGGGGGAATCGAGCCGGGCGAAATGGCGCGCACCTTCAATTGCGGCGTCGGCATGGTGCTGGCAGTCGCGCCGGGCAAGGTCGAAACCGTCACGCAGGCGCTGAACGAAGCAGGCGAGACGGTGCTGCGGATCGGCATGATCGAGGCCGGGAACAAGGGCTGCACCGTGCGCGGATCGGCCGGGACCTGGTCGGCGAAGGAGGACTGGGAGGCGGTCCACCTTGGCTGA